The following proteins are co-located in the Fusobacteria bacterium ZRK30 genome:
- the mgtE gene encoding magnesium transporter: protein MQKEKEIQQLVDSLEGYLHQKVKADLHYSELSKIFKRMRRLDEERFSEYIKRMPTHILGDILETFNERMLKESLQILSLKKMIGTIKKMDSDDATDLMQDIEELDEELAESILAGLDNKEQEEIQRLKGYEEDEAGAYMQTEFFAANHNETVRETIENLRKLKYSEELENVSSVFILGDYNNLVATVQLEDMLLFDFDKSFKEIISKRPEKYKPRYVNDKEDIEKVVMEFKEYDLQVVPVIDNDNYLVGRITADDIYDLLQEMATEQIYNLAGVDDDVEGERRAIDISRKRGKWQFLNMCTAFFSASVIARYQTTIEMLPALAVLMPIVASMGGNTGNQALTVMVRQMAMGDVDDTNWDQSLLREIIVAILNGLIFATLVGLGSYMWFKNTKISLVMSFAIFMNFTIAGLCGTLIPLLLKKLKTDPAVGSSILLTMITDALGFLIFLGLANLFIF, encoded by the coding sequence ATGCAAAAAGAAAAAGAAATACAACAGTTGGTAGACAGCTTAGAAGGATATCTGCATCAAAAAGTCAAGGCGGATCTGCATTATTCAGAATTGTCTAAAATTTTTAAACGTATGAGAAGGTTGGATGAGGAGAGATTCTCCGAATATATTAAGAGGATGCCAACACATATCCTAGGAGATATATTGGAAACATTCAATGAAAGAATGTTAAAGGAAAGTTTGCAGATTTTAAGTCTGAAAAAGATGATCGGAACGATTAAGAAGATGGATTCAGATGACGCAACTGACCTTATGCAGGATATTGAGGAATTGGATGAAGAGTTAGCAGAGAGTATTTTAGCGGGATTAGACAATAAGGAACAGGAAGAAATCCAAAGACTTAAAGGGTATGAGGAAGATGAAGCTGGAGCCTACATGCAGACTGAGTTTTTTGCAGCTAATCATAATGAAACAGTTAGGGAAACCATTGAAAATTTAAGGAAGCTAAAGTACAGTGAGGAGCTGGAGAATGTAAGCAGTGTTTTTATTTTAGGAGATTATAATAATCTGGTAGCTACAGTACAATTAGAAGATATGCTGTTATTTGACTTTGATAAAAGTTTTAAAGAGATAATAAGTAAACGTCCTGAAAAATACAAGCCGAGATATGTAAACGATAAGGAAGATATCGAGAAGGTAGTAATGGAGTTTAAGGAGTATGACCTTCAAGTTGTACCTGTAATAGATAATGATAATTATCTGGTGGGTAGGATAACTGCCGATGATATCTATGACCTTTTACAAGAGATGGCAACGGAACAGATCTATAACCTGGCCGGAGTAGATGACGATGTAGAAGGAGAGAGAAGGGCTATAGATATCTCCAGAAAAAGAGGGAAATGGCAATTTTTAAATATGTGTACAGCTTTCTTTTCAGCTTCTGTTATTGCCAGATACCAGACGACCATAGAAATGTTGCCAGCTCTAGCTGTTCTGATGCCTATAGTTGCCAGTATGGGAGGTAATACAGGTAATCAGGCTCTTACAGTAATGGTAAGACAGATGGCTATGGGTGATGTAGATGATACAAACTGGGATCAGAGTTTGCTAAGAGAGATAATTGTAGCTATTCTAAATGGTCTGATATTTGCAACTCTTGTGGGTCTTGGATCATATATGTGGTTCAAAAATACTAAAATATCTCTGGTTATGTCCTTTGCTATATTTATGAACTTCACAATAGCAGGACTTTGTGGGACTTTGATACCACTGCTATTAAAGAAACTGAAGACGGACCCGGCAGTTGGAAGTTCTATACTTCTAACGATGATTACAGACGCTCTAGGCTTCTTAATCTTCCTGGGGCTAGCTAATCTTTTCATTTTTTAG
- a CDS encoding helix-turn-helix transcriptional regulator yields MNRRGQNLNVFFRKLLKDFREKSNLTQREVADLIGTGQASVCNFENGKKGITLDLATKLLNLFEKRLFVVDSKERDHSKRPLRVFYLESIKNKFYFDNFDEFRRWLFKDFLSELIIVEVDSRKVFDIIKFYERDSNGDIFNVEEPTLTEEGEDLVVISLSKNIKYKK; encoded by the coding sequence TTGAATAGAAGAGGACAAAATTTAAATGTATTTTTTAGAAAACTTTTAAAAGATTTTAGAGAAAAATCAAATCTTACACAAAGAGAAGTTGCAGATTTAATTGGGACAGGGCAGGCTAGTGTCTGTAATTTTGAAAATGGGAAAAAAGGAATAACTTTAGATCTTGCAACTAAACTTTTAAATCTCTTTGAAAAAAGATTATTTGTGGTAGATTCTAAAGAAAGAGATCATTCTAAAAGACCTCTTAGAGTTTTTTACCTTGAAAGTATTAAAAATAAATTTTATTTTGATAATTTTGATGAATTTAGAAGATGGTTATTCAAGGATTTCTTAAGTGAATTAATTATAGTTGAAGTAGATTCTAGAAAAGTCTTTGATATTATTAAATTTTATGAGAGGGATTCTAATGGGGATATATTTAATGTCGAAGAACCAACTCTTACAGAGGAAGGAGAAGATTTAGTGGTCATCTCTTTATCTAAAAATATAAAATATAAAAAATAA
- a CDS encoding tyrosine phenol-lyase, translated as MKKRFMPEPFKIKSVETMTLPNEEQRKKAIEEAGFNTFLLKSNECYVDLLTDSGTNAMSDKQWAGLMVGDEAYAGSKNFYHLQDTVREYFGFKHIIPTHQGRGAENILSSLTIKDGDWVPGNMYFTTTRFHQERNGAKFRDVICDAAHDPDREDVHFKGNVDLKKFQDLIDEVGADKIPYICLAVTVNLAGGQPVSMQNIKEVSELAHKNGILVMYDATRCVENAYFIKDLEEGYADVSIKDIVHEMFSYGDGCTMSGKKDCITNIGGFLCVNDDDLYTRATAMVVQFEGMPSYGGLAGRDMEAMAIGIKEAMNYDYISHRVNQIRYLGEKLAEGGVPMVKPYGGHAIFLDARQFLSHLDQEEFPAQALAAAIYVESGVRSMERGIISAGRDAVTGKNHKPKLETVRLTIPRRVYTYAHLDYVAETIIDLYNKKETIKGLEWVYEPSCLRFFTGRFKQK; from the coding sequence ATGAAAAAAAGATTTATGCCAGAACCCTTTAAAATCAAATCTGTGGAAACTATGACCTTGCCAAATGAAGAGCAAAGAAAAAAAGCTATTGAAGAAGCTGGATTCAATACTTTTTTATTAAAATCCAATGAATGTTATGTGGATCTATTGACGGATTCAGGAACCAACGCCATGAGTGACAAGCAATGGGCAGGTCTTATGGTGGGGGATGAAGCCTACGCCGGCAGCAAGAACTTCTATCATCTCCAGGATACAGTAAGGGAATATTTTGGTTTTAAGCATATAATTCCTACCCACCAGGGAAGAGGAGCAGAAAATATTTTATCCTCTCTGACTATTAAAGATGGCGACTGGGTTCCTGGAAATATGTATTTTACGACGACTAGATTTCACCAGGAAAGAAATGGAGCAAAATTTAGAGATGTTATCTGTGATGCTGCACATGACCCTGACAGGGAAGATGTTCACTTTAAGGGAAATGTGGATCTGAAAAAATTCCAGGATCTTATAGATGAAGTAGGAGCAGATAAGATTCCGTATATCTGTCTGGCTGTTACTGTAAACCTAGCTGGTGGTCAGCCGGTTTCTATGCAGAATATCAAAGAAGTTTCTGAGTTAGCTCATAAAAATGGTATTCTTGTGATGTATGATGCAACCAGATGTGTGGAAAATGCTTATTTTATAAAAGATTTAGAGGAAGGATATGCAGATGTTTCCATCAAAGATATAGTACATGAGATGTTCTCATATGGAGACGGATGTACAATGAGTGGAAAAAAAGATTGTATCACAAATATTGGTGGATTTCTGTGTGTAAATGACGATGATCTATACACTCGGGCAACTGCCATGGTAGTTCAATTTGAAGGTATGCCAAGTTATGGAGGGTTAGCAGGAAGGGATATGGAAGCTATGGCTATAGGGATCAAAGAAGCTATGAACTATGACTATATCAGTCATAGGGTAAATCAAATCAGATATCTGGGAGAAAAGCTGGCTGAAGGAGGAGTTCCTATGGTAAAGCCATATGGAGGACACGCTATCTTCTTAGATGCCAGACAATTTTTATCTCATTTAGACCAAGAAGAATTCCCTGCTCAAGCATTGGCAGCAGCTATCTATGTAGAATCCGGTGTTCGTTCAATGGAAAGAGGAATAATCTCAGCAGGAAGAGATGCTGTGACTGGAAAAAATCATAAACCTAAATTAGAAACTGTCAGACTTACTATTCCAAGAAGAGTTTATACGTATGCTCATTTGGATTATGTCGCAGAGACTATTATAGACCTATACAATAAAAAAGAAACCATTAAAGGATTAGAATGGGTATATGAACCATCATGCTTGAGATTCTTTACTGGAAGATTTAAACAGAAATAA
- a CDS encoding alanine:cation symporter family protein, translated as MNYLENVVNFINGIFWGKNLLAVMLLSVGLYFTIKTRFMPVRLFKEMVRIILEKNESKDENTVSSFQAFCISTASRIGAGNLAGVVAAVSIGGPGAVFWMWVVALVGSSSAFIESTLAQIYKGKDPNGGYRGGPAYFMEKALNKRWMGILFAISGLICWAGISQIVSNSVTESFENAFDIPRIYSVSILVICAAVVIFGKSNKTARVLDKLVPIMAGAYAFIVVFIIIKNITLLPSVLISIFSNAFGIQQVVGGGLGVVIIAGIKRGLFSNEAGSGSAPCAAAAAEVSHPAKQGLIQSLGVFIDTLVICSATAFVILLADKTVTQGKTGMSLLQAAMRDHLGEFGVIFIAVVLLLFAFSTFLGILFYAKSNVSFIIEGEFAQNVYKTFALLMMFVGGLSQYLFVWALADMGVGLMTVLNLFAIVPLGKIALDSLADYEKNHMDPKTETKKSNEIEQS; from the coding sequence TTGAATTATTTGGAAAATGTTGTTAATTTTATCAATGGAATTTTTTGGGGTAAAAACCTTTTAGCTGTTATGTTACTTTCTGTGGGACTTTACTTTACAATTAAAACTCGATTTATGCCGGTGAGATTATTCAAAGAAATGGTTAGAATTATTTTAGAAAAAAATGAATCTAAAGATGAGAATACTGTTTCATCATTTCAGGCTTTTTGTATATCTACGGCATCGAGAATCGGAGCAGGAAATTTGGCTGGAGTCGTTGCGGCTGTTTCTATAGGAGGACCTGGGGCTGTTTTTTGGATGTGGGTTGTTGCACTAGTGGGCTCTTCTTCTGCATTTATCGAAAGTACTCTAGCTCAAATTTATAAGGGAAAAGACCCAAATGGAGGATACAGGGGAGGACCTGCTTACTTTATGGAGAAGGCTTTAAACAAAAGATGGATGGGAATACTTTTTGCAATCTCAGGGCTTATTTGTTGGGCTGGTATAAGTCAGATAGTTTCAAATTCAGTTACCGAATCATTTGAGAATGCTTTTGATATCCCTAGGATCTACAGCGTTTCTATTCTTGTAATATGTGCAGCTGTAGTCATATTTGGAAAAAGTAACAAAACTGCTAGAGTCTTAGATAAATTAGTTCCAATAATGGCAGGAGCTTATGCATTTATTGTTGTTTTCATAATAATAAAAAATATAACTCTTCTCCCTAGTGTACTTATTAGTATTTTTTCAAACGCTTTTGGGATACAGCAGGTCGTTGGTGGTGGACTTGGAGTTGTTATTATTGCAGGGATAAAAAGAGGATTATTCTCCAATGAAGCTGGAAGTGGAAGTGCACCTTGTGCCGCTGCTGCCGCGGAAGTTAGTCATCCTGCCAAACAAGGATTAATACAGTCTTTAGGAGTCTTTATAGACACTCTTGTTATATGCAGTGCAACTGCATTTGTTATCTTACTTGCAGATAAAACAGTTACTCAAGGGAAAACTGGGATGAGCCTTTTACAAGCTGCTATGAGAGACCATCTAGGGGAATTTGGAGTAATATTTATTGCTGTTGTTCTCCTATTATTTGCTTTTAGTACTTTTTTAGGAATACTTTTCTATGCAAAATCAAATGTATCATTCATTATAGAGGGAGAGTTCGCTCAAAACGTTTATAAAACTTTTGCTCTTTTGATGATGTTTGTAGGAGGGTTAAGCCAATATTTATTTGTTTGGGCTCTTGCAGATATGGGGGTAGGGCTCATGACAGTTTTAAATCTTTTTGCTATAGTTCCTCTAGGTAAAATAGCTTTAGATTCTTTGGCTGATTATGAAAAAAATCATATGGATCCTAAGACTGAGACTAAAAAATCTAATGAAATAGAGCAGTCATAA
- a CDS encoding STAS domain-containing protein: MKLNFEKKENIDIVSLIGRLDGNTAPSAKDEIIEKLDENTSLIINMKNCEYVSSAGLRVLMIIAKTLKSKGGNGVLVEMNEEVGDVMEMTGFGNIFKSFNTIGEAFEFLQKGE, from the coding sequence ATGAAACTTAATTTTGAGAAAAAAGAAAATATTGATATTGTCAGTCTTATTGGAAGACTCGATGGAAATACTGCACCTTCGGCAAAAGATGAGATTATAGAGAAGTTAGATGAGAATACAAGCCTGATTATTAATATGAAAAATTGTGAATATGTGTCAAGTGCAGGTTTGAGAGTTTTGATGATAATAGCAAAAACACTAAAATCAAAGGGTGGGAATGGAGTGCTTGTAGAAATGAACGAAGAAGTCGGTGATGTGATGGAAATGACAGGCTTTGGAAATATTTTCAAATCTTTTAATACTATAGGTGAGGCTTTTGAGTTCTTGCAAAAAGGAGAGTAA